The Aspergillus fumigatus Af293 chromosome 3, whole genome shotgun sequence region CGCGATGGACTGGGTGTCAGCAGAGCCAGATCCTCCGTCCGCGGCGGAGCGGTTGTTGGCGCACGCCCAGACATGGTTATCCTTGAGCATGGTCATGGAGCTGAGGTCGTGGCGGTGGGGGTCGGCGCCGCCGACAAGAAGGCCGTATTTCTCGACGACGCGGAAGCCAGGCGTGGTCTTGCGGGTGCCGGCGAGCGTGCCCTGCCAGCCGTGGGCGCGCAGGGCGGCAACAAGGGTGGTACTCTTGGTTGCGATGCCGGAGCAGCgggcgaggatgttgagggCGACGCGCTCGCCGAGGAGGATCTGGCGGATGGGGCCGCGGACGGTGGCGCAATGCTTGATCGGGTCGATGGATTCGCCTTCCTTGACGTGCCATTCAACTCTGCGAGCACTCAACCATCAGCCTGTTTTATTCTCTTCTGTATGCCGGGGGGGAGGGTAGTAGCCGTACGTGCAGCCCAATTGGGAAAAGACCTCGTCGAAAAAGGGTACACCTGCAACGACGCCCTGGTATGTGTTAGACTATGGACATTCATACTATCAACTTGCATCCCATCTGCATACCTTGCTCTTCCCCAGTAATCTTGCCTCGCCCTCTGACTCACCGACGACAAACCCTCCATAGTCGAAGCTGGGGcaatcctcctccaaccaaGCGGTGATGAGCCGTTTGTAGTTGTTCGGCAGCAGATGCCGGAGATCTCCATAGACCGATGCCATCGTGTATTGCTGTACAAAAGTGCACTCTTTTCAGGTCAGTCACTGCTCTCAGTCCAATAAGCGGGTCAAGATGGCTGTTCGGTGTCACAAGAACTCTGCAGCGCAATTGACACGGATACCGACAGAGGGGCGGCCGGAGAAAAAGAGCTGCTACTCGTTTGGATTCTGCACGAGTATGCAAGAGAAATGCATCCCCAGAAGACGTTTATCGAGCATGAAAGTGTCTTGCTATCGATCAACCCCACGCGGGGCATCGGCAACATCCGGGGCGCGTCACATGGCTCGGCTGTGATCGGAGGCATCTCTGCTACGGAGCATAGCATCACGTGACGTTATAACAATCTTACAATCCCAAGGCCAACGGAGCGCCATAGCACTTTACAACGAGACAGCACCGGATTCGGGAGAAAAGACATTTGGACTAATCAGGTGACATTGACACATCAGATCTGATACAAGTTAGGATGTAATCGCTTTAGCAAAGACAAGGTATGTATCGTCAGGCCAACAAgtctgtacggagtaagtgTAAATAAACATCATGAAAGCTAACAAGTCAAACAGGAAGCCAAAGCCGGAGACGAATACGATGAGAAACTCAAAGACAGCTTAAAGCGAAGGAATCAGGCCGCGCAAGAACACAGCCACGAGTGACGACTCGGCTGTTAATTGACGTGTTTACCTAACTGCGCTTACGAAGACTCAGGGGTCGATCCGCTGCTTTAGGCAACAGGATTCAGTTGTTGATGCTGctattgttgttgttgttgttgttgttgtccaGAATCTTGACCTCGAATCCTCCTGATTATACCCTGCGAATTCGTATTCGCTACGACTACGAGAAAGCAAGTTTGGCCTGAGAGGCTGGGATAACTGACAAGCTGTCAGGCTTATGCACGTTGTCCGCACGTACCATCTTTTCTGGCCCTTTGGTGCTGCTATCTCGTATTCGCAAGCACTACGAAGTATCCTATAGCCACGGGCTCGGGCGGTCGGTTGGTACGCATAGTAGACTGCCAACATAGACTATCTACCTGCTATGAGACTTATATGTGGGGTAAGGACTCAAATTGCCAAGCGCAACCAGACTCAAGAGTCAGTGCTGGTCTCGACGACTTCGTCAGTTGTGCTAGGCCACAGGCATTCAACAACCTCAAGTCCTCAGAGTCGATAGTGAACACCTACACAGCCTCCTTGCGCCCTGAAGCCAACCTCATCTGTTGCGGGCCCAGATATTCGATGCCACGCACCTGGCTGTCGAGACTGACCTGTCGGACTTAGGACATATGATCGGTTGATATGTCGGTTGCTGACCAGCTTTTTAGATTGATAACTCCGTTTTATGTCAAGGACAACTGGTTACGCTGATGTGATCATGCTGAGCACATTCAACGGCTTGCGTGTGTGCCCTGTAGATAGGTCCGGCGGAGCAAGTACAAAATAGGTCGAAATGGTGGCTGTTCTGCGCTTCCTGAACTTCATTAATAATCCTTTCCAACTTGAGAGTAGTGGTAGAAAATGCCAAGGACCCAGGAAGTTAACATCTCCGTTCCGGGTCCGCCAAACTTACCAGAGAATTAATTAAATTACACGGCAATCCTGATTCCGTCCGCGCTCTGTACAGACATGGTATCATGACGAACGAGAATACCGAAATACAAAAACATTTGTCTTCCAACCCATTCATTACTGCTCGGTACGGTGCAATACATTTTTATTGAAATTCCAAACTCCACTACTGGCATTTCTGCCCTGGCAGCTCATGTAGCTACAGAGAAAGTGGGATGCCTTATGGCACAGAGTTTTATACCACCTTGAATACTTGAGTAGCCCCTCTATCTAACTAAAACCTGGTCCTCCAATGTTAATATCAACAGTAAAGACCATTGTCCCATATATTCCCGCTGACATGTATTGTGATCTATCCTTTATATGGGTATAATGCGTCTGTTCGCCGAGAATTGGTGGTCATATGGTCTTTATACACTGTTAAGTAGGATAGCACAGACGACAGAGGAGCACAGCCAGTCGATATGTGCAGACCGCACGATCATATGGACGATCATTGCGCGCTAGAAGACCCATAGTCGGCTTCGAGAAGCTCTTGGCAGCTCAGAGACGGCAACGATGAGCCAttttacggagtacgccaGACTAATACTACTTTGCCCAGCTGCCAACTCAGCGCGAAGTATGGGATGGGACAGGCCCTCGAACTATGCCCATGACCGTTTCTCCGCGGTATAGGTCCTCAACCCTAAGCAGGCTCAACTCGTCAGATGGCCTGACAGACGCCGTTGCCAGACGCCGTTCGATTTCATGTGGGTGGACCCCCGAGCATCGAACTTTTTTCATTTCTAGAATGGGCTTGGTCTCTGAAATGGCACAAGTGGGAAAACCAGTGAACCACAACTTCATTCAACTCTCTACCTCTCGAGATTATTTTCTAAAGTGAGGGACACTGATGGTCTCCCGGATACATCTCACGGAGATAAGGATAATCGGCACATAGCACGCTACCTGCACAGGGCACTTAGTCTTAGTGCCACAGCATCATCTGATGCTGCGGGTCCCGCGGCCAAAACTGGCGAAAAATCGCACAGGAACTAGACTACGGAGTGCCGGACCACCGAATCAAAAAAGACACCAGAGGGTAACCTCATCCAGTTAGTTTGGGAGCCGTAGCCGAGATACAAGGCATATCATATATGGCCAAGGATTTGACAAACGCTCATGCCTTCCAGGCCTTGTACACGGTCTTGCATCCGAAGATCTGTCCCTTTTTCAAAAGCACCATCGACCGCCATCCAGGCTCGTTGGGCGCATTGACATATCGGCTGGGTTCCACGCAGAAGCCGGCTCTAGCTACACGCGCTGGCAGCCCGTCCATCGCAGGCACGTTGATGTACTTGCCTGTGTAGAACTGGAACGCGGGTTCGGTGCTGTGTACCTCGAGGTGCAGGCCCGTGTCCGGGTGACTGAACTGCGCCAGCAGTTTCAAGGGCTGACTGCGCGTATCCAAAACGACCTTGGATGGATCAGTCTCCATCAGGAACACATCGTCAATGTCGGGCTCGGCCGCGCCGAGTACAAATGGCTTGGACACGTCCAGAGGGAATTTGTCAATGTTACCAAGCGGGATACCGGTGGAGTCGAGGGGCAGGTAGTCGGCGGTGGACAATTGGGCCTTGGTGCCTTCAATGGTAGGACCGTTGCCGAGGTTGAAATAACTATGGAGACACAAAATATTGTCAACTATTGCGCTATGGCAGAAAACCTCTGTTAACTGCAACCTACCTATGGTTGGTCATGTTCACAACCGTCTCCTCACACTCGTTACCCACAAACTCAACTTCATACTCGGTAGTTAGAACTGTCTTGGAGTCTTCCTTGCTGGCGGTGTACCAGACTCGCACTTCCACTGTGCCGGGGAAGccttcctcgccgtccttgCTGAGGTACTTGAACAGCAGAGCATCCTTGCCATCGTGCTTCACGGTCTGAGGACCGTCAAAGACGCACTTGCCCCAGCCTTTCCCCCCGCCATGTAGTGAGTTGGGCCCGTTGTTTTTGGCCAAGATGTAGTCCCGATCATTCAGGTTGTGGATGACGGCATCCTTGATTCTGTTGGCCACGCGACCTATTGTTGCGCCAAAGTGAGCCGAGTTGTATTTATCATATTGCTCCTGGGTGTTGAAGCCGAGAACAATGTTCTTCCCTCCGACGCGGAACTCCTGGATGATGGCTCCGAGAGGCAGAAAGGCGAATTCAGATTCTCCAGACATGATATCAGGTCGTCTTCCTATCTTGTTTGGGATCTTGTCACTGGTTGGACATGGACTTAATGGGGTTAAGTAGTTCAATTGGGCATGCGAGTTGTTATAGAAAAGCGGATTTCGATATCAAGGAGGGGTAGATGTCccggtacggagtagtaacTACTTAACCCCGCAACAGGTTGCTCAGAATGGCAGGACGGGAAAAAGCACCAGAgcctggatgagatgaggCATATTTCAACATTTTTGTTGTCTAGTTGTCTAGTTGTCCTTCTTTTTCGACGGCTAAATACTCATAGTACCCATTGCCAGCTGCGAATTGACCAATAAAATGTTGATCTTGGAGGAGGGATTGTTTACTCTGTGAGGGAGGGGCCGCGCTTTAGGCTAAGATGTTGATAGTTGATACTCTGCCTAATTTAGGAGATTTCCGGGGTGgttatgcctgaggcagcacAATGCATTCAGAGCTTGGACTTTGTCTATTTGGCATGACACTGATGTACAGCACGGAGCATAGACCTCGTCAGAGTTCGACTCGCTTTTATATCAAGAGCCGTccgccccccccccccccactTGGATGCCTGGTATGAGCCTCAAACGGGCTGTCAGCGGCTCGTCCTTAATGAAGGAGCATTTGATGATGGTATAATCCGGGGTGCCCTTACATAAGCTATCCCTATCAGAGCATATCTGGATATTACTAGGGTTGTTCTCGCAAGGATACCGACTGTGAGGCTTGTGAGAATCAAGGTATAATGTCTAGAACGACTCTGAGCAGCTGACACTGTCAACAGACTAGTCTCTACGTCGTTACTAGGTAGTCGTGCCTGTCAACGCAAGTGTCAAGCATTCAATCATCAGCACGGATCGGTAATCACGGAGAGCGTTTACCCCGAAGTTCCGAAATCCGAGCCTTGCAGCTTGGGGAAACAATAGTCCATCGTCCGTCCGCTCATAAGCATCTGTGGAATACGAACGGCCTAGACTCTGATGATGATTGGCACTTAGATTCTTGAGTCCATGAGTCTTCTTGCCTGGACGAGCAGTTGGATGATCAAAGTACCTTCCAGTGACTAGCTTTAAGGATAACAACTGTATCGATCTGTTGTTCCTAGTCTCTACACGGTACACGGTACCTTCGTACTATGGGAGTATGAGTTGCACAGCACCATGACTAACTACCGTTATTGCTTTTGAGAGTTCAGAGCGAAGGCTCCATTACAAAGCAAAGCCAGTAACAGGCGGAGAAAGAGTGCGATGGACTGATGGTACCTGTTCCAACTTCCACGACCCAATCTAGGACGAGAACTCGCTATTCGAAGCATACGTCGTCTTAAGGTGCTGTCTGCAGGTCAATATGATATCAGCATCATGATCACGTACTAAACAAACATTACACCCTCGTGGAGACAACTTTTACAAGTAAACTAGGATTTCGCCGACTTACGGAGAAAGAGTCCTTTGCGCAGTAGTCTACGGAGCATCTAGATAACTAGCAAGTGAAACCGGTGCATGTGAGCTGATAGAGGAGTCGAATTTACCTGAAACTGGTGCCATGTTCCGATGGGAGATCGGGAACTGGAATGGAGCCACCaactctactccgtaaaaAGCTGGGTCGGCCGGTCGGCATCTCGgactattttttttttttttcacgTCCGCTGGCTTCTTTGGATTCCAGCCTCCTGAGTTGTAAGCCAAGCAAATGGAATAGTAATCAGTCTGAAATCTCGGGGTTTGGAGATAAACCGGGCTCGGACTGTGAGTGAGGCTGACCAGTTTGCCCGGATGGAGAAATggaacttttttttcctcaGTGGGGAATATTGGACCctctttccctctttctcctcttaccttttttcccttttttgcGTCTACTTTGGAGGCTTAAGTCTTAACACAACCGATCTTTAGATGAAACCATTATCACAGTATAACTTAATGTCCGTTTGGAACATGGTAAAACTGACCAGGGGATCAACTATTGTCAGGCATGATATCCGTATTGCAATTAGACAGAATCGTTGCGTACGAGCTACCAAGCCCTGAATCACAACCCTCAAGATCAACCAGGAGGATGCTGATGCAATCTGATCTCGGAAAAAGTTGCAAATGCACGCTTAAAATGAtcagccaaaaaaaaagaaaagaaaaaaaaaaaaaaaaagaaaaaagaaaaagaaaaaaaaaccaaaagaacgaaaaagaaaagggctTGTGAACGCTCCAATCTACCCAAGACTATACTGTTTCGAGTTCGCCGAACGCTGTTAAAAATTCGCTATTATAAATCCCCCGTATGCGGCGATGCATGACGTAGTTCTCTGCATCAGCTATTAGTCAGGCATGTCTCAACGTCACTCCGCACTTTCAGTTCTTGATCAGCACAAGTCGTCCAATCATTCGACTGTGATCCATGATCTAATCTATGATCTAATGATGAGACAGCTTGAGCCACATGAGCAATATGAGCCCAAAAATAAGACGGTCGCTAATGTTGAGAGGAGTGCTCATTGTTGTATCAAAGTTCCATTCGCTCACTATGGTGTAACACTGACAGGCATGAAAAGCCCGAGTCAAACACCGAAACAAATGAAACATACATGATATGCATGAAGAAGTAAAAAAGACAGAAAATTAGAAAGAAAAATCTTCAAACGCCCCCATTAACAGTTCCATTATCCAAGACCTCCGGTTGTTTTATCCCAACGCCAAGCTCCATTGAGCTACTAAATAGTGAGCTCTGAAAACAACCTCCCCTCGGTAGACATGAACCATGACGTAGACTGGAAATGatatgaagaagaaaagacacTGTACAATATGCGGAGTTTGACCCACTACATGGACGTTATCTCGGTCGGATTCGGATTCAGAAATTGATTGAAGTCCTCGTAGTCGCTCTTCGTATCCATGAATGAGGCTGACGTTACGCAATTGATTGGGATCTGCCGGTTGAACATCGGTGATGATAACTGATCATCAAACGAAAGACTCGTAAAGTCGGATGGTCCCATCATGTCCATTTCGTCAAAGGTTCCGAAGTTGCTGTTAGGCCATTGAGGTGGACCTTGTAAGGCGATGGGGTTTACTACCCCTTGCATCGACATGGGCGTAATGTATGCGGGATTGTGGGGAGCCATCTGGGGTTCAGCCTTAATCGTTGGTGCCTGGCTACGCGCTGTTGGGCTAAGATTTGGCGGCGTGGGAGGGAGTTGATGTCGAGAGAAGGCGTCTGCGAAGCGCGAGGTTGTGATGGGCGATTGCGCACTCCCGGAACTGCCATCTGATGAATCCTGTCGTTGCATATGGCCGGCATTCTGCTTCCACAATTCCTGCTGCATGACCTCGGTGTTCTCCTCGAAGCGTTCGCCTTTACTTTGATCGAGAGCGCCAAGCCGTGTGAGCAGATCATGCGTCAGAGGGTGGCCATTTGCTTCGCATTTTAACGGCTCTCCCGGCCACCCTTCACCCTCGCTGGAGCGTCGATATAGTTCCTGAAGACCATATACCAGCCaagcctgttgctgctccaGCATCTCAACGTATCTAGTAGATGAAAGATAGATTAGCATGTTAAAGTTCGACCCTCCTCGCACGCATAACATAAAAGCCAAGAGTAGCCAAAGGTGCAAGCTCACCCCTTGGGGTACACTTTATCATgggccttcttcctctcgccAAAGACGCAGATGGCATTGTCTGCCCTACACCGTCCACATGGATTGGCGCCGTCACACTGCACTGAGTCAGCGCCGCCCCAGAGCGCGCTGATGCTTGCTTCTGGACTGTGGCTTGCTTAcctttgatttcttcaatCTACACCGATCGCACGCCTTACACACCCTCTTGCGAACATTGCCGTCCGAATGTGAGTGGTCCGATGTGGGTGACGATTGACGTGCCGTCATTTTGTGGTATAGGAAGTATCAATCAAAGTAAGATGCCGGTGACACCAACAAGGGCGTGTGCGATGGTAGGACAACACCAATCCAGACGGGTCCAACCAAAACTATATCCAGCTATCTTGAACCCCTACTTCCTGAGGGATAAGGGCAACAGCAATGGTTGTTGGGGGTTTGGAGGACGATAAGGTCGATCAATGATACAACGGATTGGTCGAATGGTGGGGGGTAAATGAGCTTAAGTAACGGAGAATAGATGACGGAGAGGACGGAGAATAGATGACGGAGAAGACGGAGAATAGATGAGCTCACGAGCCAGTCCCAACAGCTGACAGGAGGAATGAAGATGTAATGGAGGGATGGACAGAACTGGATGGACCCAAGGATGCCAGTAAAGGTTACAGCGATAAGAAAGGCAGTGGATTATATAACGCGAGGGTCTGGAGCTGAAGCTGCTGGTTATAGGTAGTTATCCATTAATCCAAGGTAAAGCAGTAGTAAGTAGGGTAAGGTAGTAGTAATATAGTTATACTAATAGAGCAGAGGAGCTatggaggagggaggacCGACAGCTTTTTAACTAGACTCTTGAGGTGATGattgattattattattattattggGGAGATTATGAATAATACTTGAGATATTTCTTGATTACTCGAAATTTCTCAGGCAATGAGTAATATTTACTTTTTGTGATTAGCTTCGAAGGTTACCAATTGGCAACGACCATCCCGAAGCTGCGTTGAATATCTACAGCAAGGCAAGGCAAGGTAGTGGTGAATCCGTTCTACTTGACGCAGCGCCCAAGACTCCAAGAGACCCAGCCAGGGCCCAGTTATACCCAAAGAGGAAATATGGATCTAGGCTAGCTGTGTTCGGCGATCCCTTTGAACTTTGCAGTACTTGTAATACCAGACGGTCGTCGGGGACCGGCTGTATATACGGCGTATTGTACGGGTAACTGTTCAATGATGTTAAGGTATGACCTATTCATACTTACTTACTTAGTATTATGATTATATTTGGTCAAGGCATCAGATAATACATAATTACTAAAGCCATTCGATACCCTACCCTACACTGGAGTGATCAAATCCTGTTATGGAATCCTTGTGAGAAATACAGAATTTTACCTCAAGGCTACCTACCTTAGATGTTTTCCTTACATTTAGCGGGTACAGGACATCCTCATGACCGTTACAATACAGTATTCGGAACCGGAGACTTTAATCGGGCCTCGGAGATGTCCCAGCCAGACGTTTCCTTGATTTCAaatttcctcttccaggCATTTGTTCGTCTCACTGAGCTCATGTAAGACATGTAAAACTATTAATTCatttttattattttatttGTGTCTTTCCTCCAGTGTTCCCTTTCTCAGCAGCCAATCCATAACCAGAGAAAATTTTCGGATGATGCAGTAAAAGCAAATCCGTATATCCGAGTCTGGTCGATCATCAGCTCTAGTATCCGATACGAAGGACACACAGCCCTCTTTTagaagatagatataagaTATTAACTCTAAGGTAAAGGAGGCACCATCAAAATCACGATCCTGATGATACCGAACTCTGTCATGGTCACACTTCTTCAGGTACATGGAGTGCTCTTGTATCAACATTACAGCATACTGGACCCATCAAGCTGAATAGGTAGTGCAGCAGACGCATACGCATAAACATcgcattattattattatccaAAACCCGTTCATAAAGCGGGTTCTTATTCTCgagtcttcttctcggcacATGGCTGCCGATCGTTTCTTTAACACGACAACTCTCGAGTTGCTTCAGCGATCACATAGCAAACCAATCATCTAACTAATTTGGTTATACTTACCGAGTTATGCGTCTTCCGCTGATTCATCGGTTCACGGTCACAggttctccttctcctccttctcctgaaAATGGCAGATACTCCTCATTTAAAAGCTTAGCGGCAGACCGGCTCTAATccctgtacggagtaaatacTCCGTCGTATGCACTTCATTGCGAGCACAATTTCAGGACATGGTTTCTTCTCTATTATACTACGGGGTAAGACAATTCACCAGACCAAGGGCTATTTGCCGAGGTGTTTTCTAGCTTGGCCGGTATCTACCTAATCATGATATATGCTCTATGGGTCTCTTGCCCGTCTAGCTGTTTCTCGCGGAAATCAAAGCCGCCTCAGTGTTATCTCTAGTCAATGACGTTGACATCATGATAGAAGTCTATCACCGATCATGTCATGGCTGCTATGCCCCTTACAGTGCAAACTGTCTATGAGCGTCGCTTAGCGAGGTAGGTTTATCTCAGTATTTCGACTCGCTGAGGACCAACCTAGAACCTATTTGAGGTCTGTGAAACAGCCAATTGCGGCTGGACAACCCATTGATTAGAGtcaacttcctcttctgtctctATCTACCTAGAGCTGAGAGCTGAATGCTGACTTCATGTCTGCGCCACACGTCCAGGATGTTCCTGAGATAGAGTTTTGGCTTGCAATCAGTCCCGTGATGATCAATGATTCGGACATCTCCTTTGATTATCTCACTATGTGCATATCCTGTTATCTTCAGTGGCCACTTAACCTTTTTGGCCTAGGACGATCAATGACCCTGATTTACGCTTATCGTGTCCAACGTTGATGTCAGATAGATGATGGCAGTCTACCATTGAATTAGCCAGACTCTAGATGCCTATCTCCCTGTCCTCAAGTGGATGTGGGTGGACTTGTCTTGATCGGAACTACAAGCCGTTTGACCCACCAAACTCGCGCGAGTTGCGTGACAGTTGCACAGGATATTAAGCTTGACTCCAGCAAACATGCTTGGTACCCCTGCTTATGCCGAGGTTGAGTGATGACTGAACTTCATTCTTCCGTGACCGATGCTGAACTGGCACAAACATCGAGTCCGTCTGGCCTGACCTGTCAATACTGTACTAAACAAAACAACAATCAAGAATAAAAATGAAAATATAAAGGTGGGGATATGTCCAACGAATTCGATCAAATACATGGTCAAGAATGGAAGGCATCGCCGGTCAATTGGCAGATAACCGGGGGTATAAAGTAAAAGcagaagacaagaaaagatACAAGAGAATGATACTATCGAACGGATGATTGATGTCAAATCAGCAGCAAAGCAGGCGTCTCCATATATTTGGTTTGACGGGCTTCTCTTTCCATTCCACTGCTTCGGCTTTGGGCTCGCCAGTCTGATCTTCTGACCTGGATGCAGCACACTTactgctcttctttccaaAGATTGAAAGACGGCTGAACGGGGTCCTCGCAGCTTTCGATGGGTTAGCGGGCCCCATGGTCTCATCAGCCGTCTGCTCGGCAGGCTGTTGCGCAGTTGCAGACGCTGCGGCCTGTCCAGGATTCGCGGTCGCCTGGTTCTGCTGGTAATGTAATCGACGAGCTTCGGTAACACGACGGACGATGACTGCGATAGCATCAGATCAATAGGCCGTCTCCACCCGGCAGCCTTGATACTGCCAGAGGACAAGTTACTTACGGGCAAATGTCTCTTCAATGTTCACCATATCTCTCGCGCTTGTCTCCATGAACCCACAACCGTGTTTGCGGGCATATTCTAGTCCCTCCCTAGCAGAGATGGCGCGATTATCCTTCAGATCGCACTTGTTGCCAGCGATGATCTTGACTGGAGGAGGCATGCCGACTTCCACGCCGCGTACGCTATCCCCGAGTTCCTTCAGTAAGCGAGCATTGTCTTCCGCGCGTTGTTCTGCCTCGATATCAATCAGGTCCATGAAGTAATCTAATGCGCTCAGGCTCGATGCATTGGTGATGTCGTAGACGAGCAGAAACGCGTCCGACCTCAGGTTGGACAGGGCAAACAGCCCCCTATACTCCTCCTGGCCGGCCGTATCGGTGATGGATAAGAAATAAGGGACACCATCGATCACGCGTGTCACCGAATATGAATCTTCTATTAGTCCTCCGAGGAATCAAGATTTGGTGTTAGAGAAGAtgacgcgtcgagacgaAAGAGAATTGGAGTTCAGGGCTCGGGTACTGCTTTACCGATGGTAGGGTCGTATCTTTTCAGGTCGCGATGTGTCAGTCTTCTATTCTTGCACGTTGCGATTTGTTTCAAGAGGGATACTCACTCGTGGACCCATTGGCTCCGCACCAGCCGCAAAGTAATGGACGATTTACCTATCAACCACGACAGATCAGTATCAACTTTGTTCAATCTTGTTCAATAATGAAAGCGATCCCTCTCGCGGTCCAGACGAGAGAACCCCGAGATCTTGGAAATCTTCATTGGCAAGAATGTGGGGGACATACCGCATCCACCATCGCCGCAAATTGTAATGGAGATTTTGTCTGGCTCGTCTTCCATTATGGCTTTCACTGTATTTCGAAGTGGATGCTGAACTTTTATGTATCAGGAGAGGAAATGTTTATTTCCGTGTTACATCAAGTATTTTGAGGCAGGGCCGGTCTTGACCTATAAGCGAAAAGAAGAGGTAATAGAATCGCAATTGCTATGGAttgacgatggagagagcGCCCCCAAATCTGAGTGAATATTCACACATTGATCCCTTCCTTTGTTGCAATAGAAACCTGGACTCGACTCCTGAGACGAGCGATCAAAAGGAGAGACGCCGCCAGAGACGGCGTGACGCCAAATTTCTCCTTTCGGTATATGATGGTCATCTGTAATTTCCACTTATCTTATCAGGATCATATATTAGTTAGGATATTCTTATATACAAATAGTATGGGGAGAATATGCCGTTGCATACGAGTAGTCTATTCAATAAGATCACCTGGATAATCTGAGGATGTTCTGATAGATATTTACTTCGACTTGCAGCAAGATCGAATTGGGTAGATACTGGGTACAAGGAAgcttgtacggagtataaaGCATCATATCAATCCATGCTTAAGCTTTCATAAGTTACATCCTCTCGGTGACTTTAACCTCAAGTGGTCCCTGAAGGAAACT contains the following coding sequences:
- a CDS encoding nicotinate-nucleotide diphosphorylase (carboxylating) codes for the protein MASVYGDLRHLLPNNYKRLITAWLEEDCPSFDYGGFVVGESEGEARLLGKSKGVVAGVPFFDEVFSQLGCTVEWHVKEGESIDPIKHCATVRGPIRQILLGERVALNILARCSGIATKSTTLVAALRAHGWQGTLAGTRKTTPGFRVVEKYGLLVGGADPHRHDLSSMTMLKDNHVWACANNRSAADGGSGSADTQSIAAAIPRAVQAAKAAGGFSTKVEVECRSLEEANAAIDAGADVIMLDNFTPEGVRDAARQLKQDWAGKQKSFLVEVSGGLTEANAAAYACPDVDILSTSSIHQGTPIVDFSLKVSLR
- a CDS encoding aldose epimerase family protein; its protein translation is MSGESEFAFLPLGAIIQEFRVGGKNIVLGFNTQEQYDKYNSAHFGATIGRVANRIKDAVIHNLNDRDYILAKNNGPNSLHGGGKGWGKCVFDGPQTVKHDGKDALLFKYLSKDGEEGFPGTVEVRVWYTASKEDSKTVLTTEYEVEFVGNECEETVVNMTNHSYFNLGNGPTIEGTKAQLSTADYLPLDSTGIPLGNIDKFPLDVSKPFVLGAAEPDIDDVFLMETDPSKVVLDTRSQPLKLLAQFSHPDTGLHLEVHSTEPAFQFYTGKYINVPAMDGLPARVARAGFCVEPSRYVNAPNEPGWRSMVLLKKGQIFGCKTVYKAWKA
- a CDS encoding Zn(II)2Cys6 transcription factor domain-containing protein — encoded protein: MTARQSSPTSDHSHSDGNVRKRVCKACDRCRLKKSKCDGANPCGRCRADNAICVFGERKKAHDKVYPKGYVEMLEQQQAWLVYGLQELYRRSSEGEGWPGEPLKCEANGHPLTHDLLTRLGALDQSKGERFEENTEVMQQELWKQNAGHMQRQDSSDGSSGSAQSPITTSRFADAFSRHQLPPTPPNLSPTARSQAPTIKAEPQMAPHNPAYITPMSMQGVVNPIALQGPPQWPNSNFGTFDEMDMMGPSDFTSLSFDDQLSSPMFNRQIPINCVTSASFMDTKSDYEDFNQFLNPNPTEITSM
- a CDS encoding putative RAS small monomeric GTPase; amino-acid sequence: MEDEPDKISITICGDGGCEDSYSVTRVIDGVPYFLSITDTAGQEEYRGLFALSNLRSDAFLLVYDITNASSLSALDYFMDLIDIEAEQRAEDNARLLKELGDSVRGVEVGMPPPVKIIAGNKCDLKDNRAISAREGLEYARKHGCGFMETSARDMVNIEETFALIVRRVTEARRLHYQQNQATANPGQAAASATAQQPAEQTADETMGPANPSKAARTPFSRLSIFGKKSSKCAASRSEDQTGEPKAEAVEWKEKPVKPNIWRRLLCC